In Terriglobales bacterium, a genomic segment contains:
- a CDS encoding aminodeoxychorismate/anthranilate synthase component II, protein MIFVLDNYDSFTYNLVQYLGEMGQDVVVRRNDQITIPELDILAPERIVISPGPCTPQEAGISVELIRHFAGKMPILGVCLGHQAIGEAYGGKVVRARQLMHGKTSHIEHDGRTIFRDIPSPMEATRYHSLIVAEKGLPDDLEVSASTCDKDGNRVIMGLRHRKYPIEGVQFHPESVLTGEGKKLLKNFLSL, encoded by the coding sequence ATGATCTTCGTGCTCGATAACTACGACTCTTTCACTTACAACCTGGTCCAATACCTTGGGGAGATGGGGCAGGATGTCGTGGTGCGGCGCAATGATCAGATTACGATTCCCGAGTTGGACATCCTCGCCCCAGAGCGGATCGTCATTTCGCCGGGGCCGTGCACGCCCCAGGAGGCTGGCATCAGTGTTGAGCTCATCCGCCACTTTGCAGGAAAGATGCCCATTCTTGGAGTTTGTCTGGGGCATCAGGCAATTGGCGAAGCTTACGGCGGCAAAGTGGTACGCGCACGTCAGTTGATGCACGGTAAGACCAGCCACATCGAGCACGACGGAAGGACCATCTTCCGCGACATCCCTTCCCCCATGGAGGCCACCCGCTATCACTCTTTGATCGTGGCGGAAAAGGGTCTTCCCGATGACCTGGAAGTGAGCGCCTCCACCTGCGACAAGGATGGAAATCGTGTGATCATGGGACTGCGGCACCGCAAATACCCCATTGAAGGTGTCCAGTTTCACCCCGAGAGTGTCCTGACTGGCGAAGGCAAGAAACTACTAAAGAACTTCCTAAGCTTGTAG
- the trpE gene encoding anthranilate synthase component I, with amino-acid sequence MLRPTFKEFQEFSRHATLIPVVKSISADLLTPVSAFLAFAGKEPCSFLLESVEGGEKIGRYTFLGSRPYMRVTALGNAIEIERDGECAARIGDAVAILRELLSTHRPAKVPGLPPFTAGAVGFFAYDMVRRFEKLPETAKNDLHIPDCGLMFFDRLLAFDHLRHQIHIMASANVAHEKPKSAYDRAAADIEAIEKKLRAGVRPAELAALSKPTRGRMRIHHTTSPETFMASVNAAKEYIAAGDIFQVVLSQRIDFQPTTSPFSIYRALRAVNPSPYMYFLRMDDMVVLGSSPEMLVRVTGSKVEYRPIAGTHPRGKEEAEDQGIERAMRNDEKERAEHVMLVDLGRNDVGRVSKYGSVKVRDLMYVERYSHVMHLVSAIEGELRPNLDALDVFVACFPAGTLSGAPKVRAMEIIEELEPLRRGIYGGSVLYADFAGNLDSCIAIRTMMIKGKRAYLQTGAGIVADSVPEREYEECLNKAKALMKAVEVARNGL; translated from the coding sequence ATGCTGCGCCCGACCTTCAAAGAGTTCCAGGAGTTTAGCCGTCATGCGACTCTGATTCCAGTGGTCAAATCGATCAGTGCCGACCTGCTAACCCCAGTTTCGGCCTTCCTGGCGTTTGCTGGAAAGGAGCCGTGTTCGTTCCTGCTGGAGTCGGTGGAAGGCGGGGAAAAGATCGGGCGCTACACCTTTCTAGGGTCGCGTCCTTACATGCGGGTCACCGCCCTGGGGAATGCAATCGAGATTGAGCGCGATGGCGAATGCGCGGCCCGCATCGGAGACGCGGTTGCAATCTTGCGAGAGTTGCTGTCCACGCATCGGCCCGCTAAGGTTCCCGGCCTACCTCCCTTCACCGCCGGCGCCGTGGGATTCTTTGCCTATGACATGGTACGTAGGTTCGAAAAGCTGCCGGAGACAGCGAAAAACGACCTGCATATACCCGATTGCGGGCTGATGTTCTTCGACCGCCTGCTGGCCTTCGATCACCTGCGCCACCAGATTCACATCATGGCATCTGCGAACGTCGCGCATGAAAAGCCGAAATCGGCATATGACCGCGCGGCAGCCGATATCGAGGCTATTGAGAAAAAGCTGCGGGCAGGTGTAAGACCTGCGGAGCTGGCCGCCTTATCGAAGCCAACCCGCGGCCGGATGCGCATACACCACACCACCTCGCCGGAAACCTTCATGGCCAGCGTGAATGCGGCCAAAGAATACATCGCGGCGGGAGATATCTTTCAGGTGGTGTTATCGCAACGAATTGACTTCCAGCCCACGACTTCTCCCTTCAGCATCTACCGCGCTCTGCGCGCGGTGAATCCCTCGCCATACATGTACTTCCTGCGCATGGATGACATGGTGGTGCTGGGATCCTCGCCGGAGATGCTGGTGCGAGTTACAGGAAGCAAAGTGGAGTACCGGCCGATCGCTGGGACCCACCCTCGGGGAAAGGAAGAAGCCGAGGACCAAGGGATCGAGCGGGCCATGCGCAACGACGAAAAAGAACGTGCCGAGCACGTCATGCTGGTGGACCTGGGCCGCAATGACGTGGGCCGGGTAAGCAAATATGGCAGCGTGAAAGTGCGCGACCTGATGTATGTGGAACGTTATTCGCACGTCATGCACCTGGTGTCGGCGATCGAGGGCGAGTTGCGCCCCAATCTGGATGCGCTCGATGTCTTCGTAGCCTGCTTCCCGGCGGGCACGCTGAGCGGTGCTCCTAAGGTTCGAGCCATGGAGATCATCGAAGAGCTGGAACCGCTGCGCCGTGGGATCTATGGCGGATCTGTACTGTATGCTGACTTTGCGGGAAATCTGGATTCCTGTATCGCCATCCGCACCATGATGATCAAAGGAAAGCGCGCCTACCTCCAGACCGGCGCCGGCATTGTTGCCGACTCAGTGCCGGAGCGTGAATACGAAGAGTGCCTCAACAAAGCCAAGGCTCTGATGAAAGCAGTGGAGGTCGCGCGCAATGGGTTGTGA
- a CDS encoding ABC transporter ATP-binding protein, which produces MSSQETATATRTKVVETRHVSKIFRRDSFEVKALDDVSIDIMEGEFIALMGPSGSGKTTLLNMIAAIDRPSSGQMLVMNEDVFKLNDQQAAQWRNHKIGYVFQTFNLIPVLTAFENVELPLLLTKLNKQQRRDHVMTALKLVGLEDRVNHLPKQLSGGQEQRVAIARAIVTDPKIILADEPTGDLDSHSATEILEILKKLNEEDSKTIVMVTHDPHAAAYSHVTRHLEKGMLLPL; this is translated from the coding sequence ATGAGCTCCCAGGAAACCGCAACCGCAACCCGCACCAAGGTAGTGGAGACCCGGCACGTCAGCAAAATCTTTCGCCGCGACAGCTTCGAGGTCAAAGCCCTGGACGATGTCTCCATCGACATCATGGAAGGCGAGTTCATTGCCTTGATGGGGCCCTCCGGCTCCGGCAAGACCACCCTGCTTAATATGATTGCCGCCATCGACCGGCCCAGCTCCGGCCAGATGCTGGTCATGAACGAGGATGTTTTCAAGTTGAACGATCAGCAGGCCGCGCAGTGGCGCAACCACAAGATCGGGTACGTCTTCCAGACGTTCAATCTAATCCCCGTGCTCACCGCTTTCGAGAATGTGGAACTGCCGCTCTTGCTCACCAAACTGAACAAGCAGCAGCGGCGCGATCACGTGATGACCGCACTAAAGCTGGTTGGGCTCGAAGACCGGGTGAATCATCTCCCCAAACAGCTTTCGGGCGGACAGGAACAGCGCGTCGCCATTGCTCGCGCCATCGTGACCGATCCCAAGATCATTCTAGCCGACGAGCCCACCGGCGACCTCGACAGCCACTCGGCCACCGAGATTCTGGAGATTCTCAAGAAGTTGAATGAAGAAGACAGCAAGACCATCGTGATGGTTACTCACGATCCGCACGCCGCGGCCTACTCACACGTGACACGCCACCTGGAGAAGGGCATGCTATTGCCGTTGTGA
- a CDS encoding PilZ domain-containing protein produces MGEPQQEQRATRRFALRLPLTVKFAHGEEKEAQTRDVSARGISFFIDNVVAEGSPIEFTLTLPPEITLTESIRVHCKGRVVRVEQHAPGRVGIAAIIERYEFLSDT; encoded by the coding sequence ATGGGCGAGCCGCAGCAGGAGCAGCGGGCGACACGGCGGTTTGCGTTGCGACTGCCCCTAACCGTGAAATTCGCTCACGGGGAAGAAAAGGAAGCACAAACCCGCGACGTCAGCGCGCGGGGAATTTCATTTTTTATTGATAACGTCGTAGCCGAAGGTTCTCCCATTGAGTTCACTCTGACGCTGCCTCCAGAGATCACCCTCACCGAGAGCATTCGGGTGCACTGCAAGGGCCGGGTGGTCAGGGTCGAGCAGCATGCGCCGGGGCGTGTCGGGATCGCCGCCATTATTGAGCGCTACGAGTTTCTTTCTGATACTTAG
- a CDS encoding YtxH domain-containing protein, with protein sequence MFGDSDDRNSVGIALTFLFIGLGIGALSALLFAPSSGKQMRKNLRRKYEGAREALDEWTDQASDMIDRGSDIANKVRDRGRDWAGKAAEKARDRVAPVTRALNRD encoded by the coding sequence ATGTTTGGGGATTCCGATGATCGCAACAGTGTTGGAATTGCGCTTACTTTCCTGTTTATCGGATTGGGCATTGGCGCCCTATCCGCTCTCCTGTTCGCTCCGTCCTCCGGGAAGCAAATGCGCAAGAATTTGCGCCGCAAATACGAGGGCGCCCGCGAAGCTCTCGATGAATGGACCGATCAGGCTTCGGACATGATCGACCGGGGCAGCGATATCGCCAACAAGGTTCGGGATCGTGGCCGCGACTGGGCAGGCAAGGCTGCGGAAAAAGCCCGTGACCGGGTCGCCCCAGTTACCCGCGCGCTCAACCGCGATTAG
- a CDS encoding energy transducer TonB: protein MDTFRVFDAEAGVRECSFSRVVIQGTGRRDEYTFGSFHLLNVWSQRQVAVVGTPAVAPPEIETLMRIAPIYRVSFDGEDVIHSISDRDVSGHAARCIEFDTIRGEKTDRNELCMDRANGILILEKLGPELIEYSDFFPFAGALMPGKISYSFGEARKMEVAQTMTVLDNPSPNVLAAPPNAEIHGLCTTFRRPFGVYMPQPKAGNGGESVDIVVRGIVGVSGKLFQPVVQTSERPDLNPEALATVSQWSFAPAMCNGKPDAHEVALTVHFRGR, encoded by the coding sequence GTGGACACATTTCGCGTGTTCGATGCCGAAGCTGGGGTGCGGGAGTGCAGCTTTAGCCGCGTGGTCATTCAGGGCACAGGACGGCGCGATGAATACACGTTCGGCAGTTTCCATTTGCTGAACGTGTGGTCGCAGAGGCAGGTGGCGGTCGTGGGAACACCCGCCGTGGCTCCGCCAGAAATTGAGACTTTAATGCGAATCGCGCCCATCTATCGCGTGAGTTTCGATGGCGAAGATGTCATCCACTCGATCAGCGATCGAGATGTGAGCGGGCATGCGGCTCGCTGTATCGAGTTCGATACCATCCGGGGCGAGAAAACGGACCGCAACGAACTTTGCATGGATCGTGCGAACGGGATCCTGATATTGGAAAAATTAGGTCCCGAGTTGATCGAATACAGCGACTTCTTTCCGTTTGCGGGGGCATTGATGCCGGGAAAAATCAGCTACTCCTTCGGCGAAGCGCGGAAAATGGAAGTCGCGCAGACTATGACTGTCCTGGACAATCCCAGCCCTAACGTTCTCGCTGCACCTCCCAACGCTGAGATTCATGGACTCTGTACGACCTTCCGCCGCCCGTTCGGGGTCTACATGCCTCAACCCAAGGCCGGCAATGGCGGAGAGAGTGTCGATATCGTGGTGCGCGGCATAGTCGGGGTGAGTGGGAAACTGTTCCAGCCTGTGGTACAGACCTCTGAGCGGCCGGACCTGAACCCCGAGGCGCTGGCTACAGTGAGCCAGTGGTCCTTTGCGCCGGCAATGTGCAATGGCAAACCCGATGCCCACGAAGTGGCGCTGACGGTACATTTCCGTGGGCGCTAA
- a CDS encoding energy transducer TonB, with amino-acid sequence MRREEPEILPTLFGAGYGTYKADSKNFILSFLVHTLAAILLLTSGYWMVQHKQEIKLQVSNLVTDISPYILPPAATRAGGGGGGGDRDKLQAPKGALPKSAWEQITPPAVVIRNPNPKLAVEPTVVVPPEIKLPQSGQLGDPLSAVLGPSSNGTGSGGGIGSGSGGGVGSGRGPGVGPGWGGGIGGGAFRVGGGVSAPRVLYSPDPEYSEEARKAKYQGTCVLWVVVGPDGRVHDIRVQRTLGLGLDEKAMEAVRNWKFEPARKDGQPVAVQINVEVNFRLY; translated from the coding sequence GTGCGCCGGGAAGAACCTGAGATTCTGCCTACGCTATTTGGTGCGGGCTACGGAACCTACAAGGCCGATTCCAAGAACTTCATCTTATCTTTCTTAGTGCACACCCTCGCGGCGATCCTGCTGTTGACCTCAGGCTACTGGATGGTGCAACACAAGCAGGAAATCAAGCTCCAGGTGTCCAACCTGGTTACGGATATCAGTCCTTATATTCTGCCGCCTGCGGCCACCCGGGCCGGCGGCGGTGGCGGCGGCGGCGACCGTGACAAGCTGCAGGCGCCTAAGGGTGCTCTGCCAAAATCTGCCTGGGAACAGATTACGCCTCCCGCGGTCGTAATCCGCAACCCGAATCCCAAGCTGGCCGTAGAGCCGACGGTGGTGGTTCCACCTGAGATCAAGCTGCCGCAATCGGGTCAGCTAGGCGATCCCCTTTCCGCCGTACTAGGGCCGTCGTCCAACGGCACCGGCTCTGGTGGTGGTATTGGCAGCGGCAGCGGTGGCGGCGTTGGTTCCGGTCGCGGGCCGGGAGTTGGGCCGGGATGGGGTGGCGGCATCGGCGGTGGAGCTTTCCGCGTAGGCGGTGGGGTGTCGGCGCCGCGCGTCTTGTATTCTCCTGATCCTGAGTATTCAGAAGAAGCGCGCAAAGCCAAATATCAGGGGACCTGCGTGCTGTGGGTGGTCGTGGGACCGGATGGACGCGTGCACGACATCCGCGTGCAACGCACCCTGGGCCTGGGGCTGGATGAGAAAGCGATGGAAGCAGTGCGCAACTGGAAATTCGAGCCCGCGCGCAAAGATGGACAACCAGTGGCAGTCCAGATCAACGTGGAAGTGAACTTCCGGCTGTATTAG
- a CDS encoding potassium channel family protein translates to MRVLAAILGLLIMWIILWDAFETVILPRRVTRRFRLATAFYRLTWKPVAAAAQKIETKKRRESFIGYYGPLSLPMLLTLWALGLVFAFALLQWAAGEQIHVSDHALDFSIVLYFSGTTFFTLGLGDISPASGLSRFLTVMEGGMGFGFLALILGYLPVLYNAFSIREANITLLDARAGSPPTAGEFLRRQAPSGQLRQLFADWESWSARLLESHLSYPVLAFFRSQHDNQSWLAALTTVLDASAFAMAALSEECTYQAELTFALGRHAAVDLAAVFRTTPSSPPQDRLPPAELEHFQNVLSAAGLASKRGPEVTDKLNKLRSMYEPYVNALSERLLFPLPQWLPDKLKADNWQTSQWGKVALPETSRKVLARLPDEV, encoded by the coding sequence ATGAGAGTGCTGGCTGCAATCCTGGGGCTCCTGATCATGTGGATCATCCTGTGGGACGCCTTCGAAACGGTCATTTTGCCCAGGCGTGTCACCCGCCGCTTTCGTCTGGCAACCGCCTTTTACCGCCTCACCTGGAAGCCAGTAGCTGCAGCGGCGCAGAAGATCGAAACCAAGAAACGACGTGAGAGCTTTATCGGCTACTACGGGCCACTGTCGTTGCCGATGCTGTTGACCCTGTGGGCCCTGGGGCTGGTCTTCGCGTTTGCTCTCCTGCAGTGGGCGGCAGGTGAGCAGATACATGTATCCGACCACGCCCTGGATTTTTCCATCGTGCTTTACTTTTCCGGCACCACGTTCTTTACGCTCGGCCTGGGAGATATAAGCCCCGCCAGCGGCCTGTCGCGTTTCCTGACGGTCATGGAGGGAGGAATGGGATTCGGGTTCCTGGCGCTGATTTTGGGATACCTGCCGGTGCTGTACAACGCATTTTCCATCCGGGAAGCAAATATCACACTGCTGGATGCGCGCGCCGGTTCACCGCCGACTGCGGGAGAATTCCTGCGACGCCAAGCACCCAGCGGACAACTGCGCCAATTGTTCGCTGACTGGGAAAGCTGGTCAGCGAGGCTGCTGGAGAGCCATTTGTCTTATCCGGTGTTGGCATTCTTCCGCTCGCAGCACGACAACCAGTCGTGGCTGGCGGCGCTGACCACAGTGTTGGATGCGAGCGCATTTGCCATGGCAGCGCTTTCGGAAGAGTGCACATATCAGGCGGAGTTGACGTTTGCCCTAGGCCGGCATGCGGCGGTCGATCTCGCAGCAGTGTTTCGGACCACGCCCAGTTCACCCCCACAAGACCGGCTTCCACCGGCGGAACTGGAGCACTTCCAGAATGTGTTGTCCGCTGCCGGCTTGGCCTCTAAGCGTGGACCGGAGGTAACAGACAAATTGAATAAATTGCGCAGCATGTATGAACCGTATGTGAATGCGCTGTCGGAAAGGCTGCTTTTCCCGCTGCCGCAGTGGTTACCGGACAAACTTAAGGCTGACAACTGGCAGACCAGTCAGTGGGGGAAGGTGGCGTTGCCGGAAACTTCGCGCAAGGTACTGGCTAGGCTGCCGGATGAGGTGTAA